A part of Aegilops tauschii subsp. strangulata cultivar AL8/78 chromosome 2, Aet v6.0, whole genome shotgun sequence genomic DNA contains:
- the LOC109752959 gene encoding imidazoleglycerol-phosphate dehydratase 1, chloroplastic isoform X2: protein MTTAPFVSPSLPRLHSARASPFPKPSVGSGGGVAFPARTYGSSLRLRSAVMSASGVGGNGSPMAPEESTVSSRLGEVKRVTKETNVHVKINLDGTGVANSSTGIPFLDHMLDQLASHGLFDVYVKATGDTHIDDHHSNEDIALAIGTALLQALGDRKGINRFGHFTAPLDEAAVEVILDLSGRPHLSCGLSIPTERVGTYDTQLVEHFFQSLVNTSGMTLHIRQLAGNNSHHIIEATFKAFARALRQATEYDLRRQGTIPRFVSSLTANIVQGNLYSEC from the exons ATGACCACCGCGCCGTTCGTCTCCCCATCGCTCCCCCGACTACACTCCGCGCGGGCCTCTCCGTTCCCCAAACCCTCCGTTGGGTCCGGGGGTGGGGTCGCGTTCCCCGCCCGGACGTACGGGTCATCGCTTCGCCTGAGGTCTGCCGTCATGTCTGCCAGCGGCGTCGGGGGGAACGGCTCTCCGATGGCGCCTGAGGAGTCCACAG TGTCTTCTAGGTTGGGGGAGGTCAAGCGGGTAACCAAGGAAACAAATGTGCATGTCAAGATCAACCTGGACGGCACTGGTGTTGCAAACTCCAGCACAGGGATACCGTTCTTGGATCACATGCTTGAT CAACTGGCATCTCATGGACTGTTTGATGTATACGTGAAGGCGACGGGTGACACACACATTGATGATCATCACTCAAATGAGGATATTGCTTTAGCAATTGGAACG GCATTACTTCAAGCACTTGGTGACCGAAAAGGAATTAACCGGTTTGGGCATTTTACAGCACCACTTGATGAGGCAGCAGTTGAGGTTATACTG GATCTATCTGGTCGACCTCATTTGAGCTGCGGCTTAAGCATTCCTACCGAAAGAGTTGGCACATATGACACACAG CTAGTTGAGCATTTCTTCCAGTCCCTTGTGAATACATCTGGCATGACGCTTCACATCCGTCAG CTTGCGGGAAACAACTCACACCATATTATCGAGGCAACTTTCAAAGCATTTGCCAGGGCGCTTCGACAAGCAACGGAATATGACTTACGCCGCCAGGGCACTATCCCAAGGTTTGTGTCCTCACTCACTGCAAATATTGTTCAGGGCAATCTGTACAGTGAATGCTAG
- the LOC109752959 gene encoding imidazoleglycerol-phosphate dehydratase 1, chloroplastic isoform X4 yields the protein MTTAPFVSPSLPRLHSARASPFPKPSVGSGGGVAFPARTYGSSLRLRSAVMSASGVGGNGSPMAPEESTVSSRLGEVKRVTKETNVHVKINLDGTGVANSSTGIPFLDHMLDALLQALGDRKGINRFGHFTAPLDEAAVEVILDLSGRPHLSCGLSIPTERVGTYDTQLVEHFFQSLVNTSGMTLHIRQLAGNNSHHIIEATFKAFARALRQATEYDLRRQGTIPRNYCLPQNSGEKEKRNTNLLLLVGAQYIR from the exons ATGACCACCGCGCCGTTCGTCTCCCCATCGCTCCCCCGACTACACTCCGCGCGGGCCTCTCCGTTCCCCAAACCCTCCGTTGGGTCCGGGGGTGGGGTCGCGTTCCCCGCCCGGACGTACGGGTCATCGCTTCGCCTGAGGTCTGCCGTCATGTCTGCCAGCGGCGTCGGGGGGAACGGCTCTCCGATGGCGCCTGAGGAGTCCACAG TGTCTTCTAGGTTGGGGGAGGTCAAGCGGGTAACCAAGGAAACAAATGTGCATGTCAAGATCAACCTGGACGGCACTGGTGTTGCAAACTCCAGCACAGGGATACCGTTCTTGGATCACATGCTTGAT GCATTACTTCAAGCACTTGGTGACCGAAAAGGAATTAACCGGTTTGGGCATTTTACAGCACCACTTGATGAGGCAGCAGTTGAGGTTATACTG GATCTATCTGGTCGACCTCATTTGAGCTGCGGCTTAAGCATTCCTACCGAAAGAGTTGGCACATATGACACACAG CTAGTTGAGCATTTCTTCCAGTCCCTTGTGAATACATCTGGCATGACGCTTCACATCCGTCAG CTTGCGGGAAACAACTCACACCATATTATCGAGGCAACTTTCAAAGCATTTGCCAGGGCGCTTCGACAAGCAACGGAATATGACTTACGCCGCCAGGGCACTATCCCAAG AAACTATTGCCTCCCACAAAATTCTGgagaaaaagagaaaagaaacACCAACCTGCTGTTGCTTGTCGGTGCCCAATATATTAGATGA
- the LOC109752959 gene encoding imidazoleglycerol-phosphate dehydratase 1, chloroplastic isoform X5, with protein sequence MTTAPFVSPSLPRLHSARASPFPKPSVGSGGGVAFPARTYGSSLRLRSAVMSASGVGGNGSPMAPEESTVSSRLGEVKRVTKETNVHVKINLDGTGVANSSTGIPFLDHMLDALLQALGDRKGINRFGHFTAPLDEAAVEVILDLSGRPHLSCGLSIPTERVGTYDTQLVEHFFQSLVNTSGMTLHIRQLAGNNSHHIIEATFKAFARALRQATEYDLRRQGTIPSSKGVLSRS encoded by the exons ATGACCACCGCGCCGTTCGTCTCCCCATCGCTCCCCCGACTACACTCCGCGCGGGCCTCTCCGTTCCCCAAACCCTCCGTTGGGTCCGGGGGTGGGGTCGCGTTCCCCGCCCGGACGTACGGGTCATCGCTTCGCCTGAGGTCTGCCGTCATGTCTGCCAGCGGCGTCGGGGGGAACGGCTCTCCGATGGCGCCTGAGGAGTCCACAG TGTCTTCTAGGTTGGGGGAGGTCAAGCGGGTAACCAAGGAAACAAATGTGCATGTCAAGATCAACCTGGACGGCACTGGTGTTGCAAACTCCAGCACAGGGATACCGTTCTTGGATCACATGCTTGAT GCATTACTTCAAGCACTTGGTGACCGAAAAGGAATTAACCGGTTTGGGCATTTTACAGCACCACTTGATGAGGCAGCAGTTGAGGTTATACTG GATCTATCTGGTCGACCTCATTTGAGCTGCGGCTTAAGCATTCCTACCGAAAGAGTTGGCACATATGACACACAG CTAGTTGAGCATTTCTTCCAGTCCCTTGTGAATACATCTGGCATGACGCTTCACATCCGTCAG CTTGCGGGAAACAACTCACACCATATTATCGAGGCAACTTTCAAAGCATTTGCCAGGGCGCTTCGACAAGCAACGGAATATGACTTACGCCGCCAGGGCACTATCCCAAG CTCAAAAGGTGTTCTGTCAAGGTCTTAG
- the LOC109752959 gene encoding imidazoleglycerol-phosphate dehydratase 1, chloroplastic isoform X1 encodes MTTAPFVSPSLPRLHSARASPFPKPSVGSGGGVAFPARTYGSSLRLRSAVMSASGVGGNGSPMAPEESTVSSRLGEVKRVTKETNVHVKINLDGTGVANSSTGIPFLDHMLDQLASHGLFDVYVKATGDTHIDDHHSNEDIALAIGTALLQALGDRKGINRFGHFTAPLDEAAVEVILDLSGRPHLSCGLSIPTERVGTYDTQLVEHFFQSLVNTSGMTLHIRQLAGNNSHHIIEATFKAFARALRQATEYDLRRQGTIPRNYCLPQNSGEKEKRNTNLLLLVGAQYIR; translated from the exons ATGACCACCGCGCCGTTCGTCTCCCCATCGCTCCCCCGACTACACTCCGCGCGGGCCTCTCCGTTCCCCAAACCCTCCGTTGGGTCCGGGGGTGGGGTCGCGTTCCCCGCCCGGACGTACGGGTCATCGCTTCGCCTGAGGTCTGCCGTCATGTCTGCCAGCGGCGTCGGGGGGAACGGCTCTCCGATGGCGCCTGAGGAGTCCACAG TGTCTTCTAGGTTGGGGGAGGTCAAGCGGGTAACCAAGGAAACAAATGTGCATGTCAAGATCAACCTGGACGGCACTGGTGTTGCAAACTCCAGCACAGGGATACCGTTCTTGGATCACATGCTTGAT CAACTGGCATCTCATGGACTGTTTGATGTATACGTGAAGGCGACGGGTGACACACACATTGATGATCATCACTCAAATGAGGATATTGCTTTAGCAATTGGAACG GCATTACTTCAAGCACTTGGTGACCGAAAAGGAATTAACCGGTTTGGGCATTTTACAGCACCACTTGATGAGGCAGCAGTTGAGGTTATACTG GATCTATCTGGTCGACCTCATTTGAGCTGCGGCTTAAGCATTCCTACCGAAAGAGTTGGCACATATGACACACAG CTAGTTGAGCATTTCTTCCAGTCCCTTGTGAATACATCTGGCATGACGCTTCACATCCGTCAG CTTGCGGGAAACAACTCACACCATATTATCGAGGCAACTTTCAAAGCATTTGCCAGGGCGCTTCGACAAGCAACGGAATATGACTTACGCCGCCAGGGCACTATCCCAAG AAACTATTGCCTCCCACAAAATTCTGgagaaaaagagaaaagaaacACCAACCTGCTGTTGCTTGTCGGTGCCCAATATATTAGATGA
- the LOC109752959 gene encoding imidazoleglycerol-phosphate dehydratase 1, chloroplastic isoform X3: MTTAPFVSPSLPRLHSARASPFPKPSVGSGGGVAFPARTYGSSLRLRSAVMSASGVGGNGSPMAPEESTVSSRLGEVKRVTKETNVHVKINLDGTGVANSSTGIPFLDHMLDQLASHGLFDVYVKATGDTHIDDHHSNEDIALAIGTALLQALGDRKGINRFGHFTAPLDEAAVEVILDLSGRPHLSCGLSIPTERVGTYDTQLVEHFFQSLVNTSGMTLHIRQLAGNNSHHIIEATFKAFARALRQATEYDLRRQGTIPSSKGVLSRS; this comes from the exons ATGACCACCGCGCCGTTCGTCTCCCCATCGCTCCCCCGACTACACTCCGCGCGGGCCTCTCCGTTCCCCAAACCCTCCGTTGGGTCCGGGGGTGGGGTCGCGTTCCCCGCCCGGACGTACGGGTCATCGCTTCGCCTGAGGTCTGCCGTCATGTCTGCCAGCGGCGTCGGGGGGAACGGCTCTCCGATGGCGCCTGAGGAGTCCACAG TGTCTTCTAGGTTGGGGGAGGTCAAGCGGGTAACCAAGGAAACAAATGTGCATGTCAAGATCAACCTGGACGGCACTGGTGTTGCAAACTCCAGCACAGGGATACCGTTCTTGGATCACATGCTTGAT CAACTGGCATCTCATGGACTGTTTGATGTATACGTGAAGGCGACGGGTGACACACACATTGATGATCATCACTCAAATGAGGATATTGCTTTAGCAATTGGAACG GCATTACTTCAAGCACTTGGTGACCGAAAAGGAATTAACCGGTTTGGGCATTTTACAGCACCACTTGATGAGGCAGCAGTTGAGGTTATACTG GATCTATCTGGTCGACCTCATTTGAGCTGCGGCTTAAGCATTCCTACCGAAAGAGTTGGCACATATGACACACAG CTAGTTGAGCATTTCTTCCAGTCCCTTGTGAATACATCTGGCATGACGCTTCACATCCGTCAG CTTGCGGGAAACAACTCACACCATATTATCGAGGCAACTTTCAAAGCATTTGCCAGGGCGCTTCGACAAGCAACGGAATATGACTTACGCCGCCAGGGCACTATCCCAAG CTCAAAAGGTGTTCTGTCAAGGTCTTAG